TTATAGGTTTGTTCTTACTCATCACGCTTATCATTGGCCTATATTATGACAGAGGCATTAAAACTTTCCAAGATTATGCTGTTGGGAATAAAAAGATGTCTACCATGGTTATCACACTATCTTTGATAGCTACTACGTATGGAGGGAGCATTCTAAGTTCAAGACCAGAAGGCTATTACCGTTCAGGCCTCCACGCATTAATCATGGATTTAGCTAGCCCCATTAACTTCTATATAGCTTCTAGGTTTATTCTATTAAGGATGAAAGAATTTGTAAACCATTTTTCTATAGCAGAGTCTATGGGTAGTATGTATGGAGCTGTTGTACGGGTTGTTACTGCTATATTTGGTATAATGATAACGGTATCTTTATTAACGGTTCAGGTTAAAGTTGGACAAATTGTTATTACCTCCTTACTACCCTCTACCATAGCATCAGATCATGCCACTATGGCATTGACAATGTTATCTTTATTGTTTATTGGTTATACTACCTTAGGAGGGAGCAGGTCAGTAGCAATAACAGATGTATATCAGTTTTTATTATTTGGTCTTTGCTTCCCTATGCTCATTCCACTATTTCTATATCATGCAGAAGATCTTGGATCAGGCTATCAAAAATTGATGCGACTTCCTACATTCAATCCTAATAGCGTCTTCTAATGGAATGATATGCTAAAAGGCACATTAACTTATGTTTTTTGCCGTACTATTTTCCCCTTTGACCCTGCACGTATACAACGTTTCTATATGGCTGCTTCAGTATATCAAGCAGCAAGCGTCTTTAACAAGGCTGCTATCATTCGCATACTACTTACCTTGTCTTTCGTAAGTCTTGCAATAGCTTTACATATAGGCCATCCTATTATTAACCCAGATTGCAACGTAATGAACTATATCATAGGACTTACCTATTTCCCTGGTATTCGTGGCCTCTTAATAACAATCATTATAGCACTGCTAATGTCTACTGCTGACTCTAATTTACATGCTGCTACAGTGCTCTTTTCTAATGACATATATGCTGTAATAAGGAAATCTAAGCCCTCCCTTGTAATCATACGCATAACCGCTGCTAGTATAGGCATCCTAAGTATCGTAGTAGCATTACATACTACACCTCAAGTAACACCATTTTTATATAAAATGGCTGGTATATATACTTCTGTTGTAGCAGTCCCTATAATAGCTTGCATAGGTTTTAGACCACGTCCTATTGTCCTACTATTAAATATGGCCCTGCATACCATTATAGCAAGCTATCGTATTTATGTAGGGTACACAGGGTCTCAACAACTCGTTTTTCAATCCATTATGCATAGTGCATTTACTTTAATAGCC
Above is a window of Candidatus Cardinium hertigii DNA encoding:
- a CDS encoding sodium:solute symporter family transporter, whose product is MAASVYQAASVFNKAAIIRILLTLSFVSLAIALHIGHPIINPDCNVMNYIIGLTYFPGIRGLLITIIIALLMSTADSNLHAATVLFSNDIYAVIRKSKPSLVIIRITAASIGILSIVVALHTTPQVTPFLYKMAGIYTSVVAVPIIACIGFRPRPIVLLLNMALHTIIASYRIYVGYTGSQQLVFQSIMHSAFTLIAIHYVFPKRPYTGWTGIPDDSPWKLQNQMVKRWLLAQ